The proteins below come from a single Aegilops tauschii subsp. strangulata cultivar AL8/78 chromosome 6, Aet v6.0, whole genome shotgun sequence genomic window:
- the LOC109774467 gene encoding uncharacterized protein: MWGLDGTDLQASPPPPRSLCGCIFFFPISSDALEHLIEHTTGGTCRGGQHVFVKYGDPSRLLLARPLMPCSIFSVPSPAAWRCRLLYPEDAPPQFLLTVVHMRVGLVELRDGESLEAIDWTRCRFDFFLVCSPIAPNHTQFVSELATY; this comes from the exons ATGTGGGGGCTGGACGGGACAGATCTGCAggcatcgccgccgccaccgcgcagCCTCTGCGGCTGCATATTCTTCTTCCCCATCTCCAGCGACGCGCTCGAACACCTCATCGAGCACACCACGGGTGGCACTTGCCGTGGAGGTCAACATGTGTTCGTCAAATATGGCGATCCAAGCCGCCTTCTGCTCGCTCGGCCGCTCATGCCATGTTCAATCTTCTCCGTGCCATCACCGGCTGCCTGGCGTTGCCGTCTTCTATATCCTGAAGATGCGCCTCCACAATTTCTTCTCACCGTAGTTCACATGAGGGTCGGTTTGGTTGAGCTTCGTGATGGAGAAAGTCTTGAAGCAATCGATTGGACTCGGTGCAG GTTCGATTTCTTCCTGGTCTGTAGCCCAATTGCTCCGAACCACACGCAATTTGTGAG CGAACTAGCGACATACTGA